The following are encoded in a window of Stigmatella erecta genomic DNA:
- a CDS encoding DUF1206 domain-containing protein, giving the protein MATLRMGHGPSMERLEQAGHTVGGWVARYARFGYAARGVVYATIGVLAVKLALGYGGKATDTKGALVTLAQQPFSIVLMSLLAAGLVAFAAWRFVQAILDPEQKGRDGKGLVTRAGYFGSGILHVTLALSAVHLVTGAGAQKGRGTQGWTAELLSQPFGAALVALVGVGVMAFAIAQFRNAYTAKFREKLSLDRMTPTHREWAIRVSRFGLAARGAVFTLIGGFLLLAALRSNPNEAKGLDESLAVLADQPFGAVLLGIVALGLVAYAAYLFLQARYRRIVAP; this is encoded by the coding sequence ATGGCGACACTGCGGATGGGCCATGGGCCCAGCATGGAGCGGCTGGAACAGGCAGGGCACACGGTGGGAGGCTGGGTGGCGCGCTACGCCCGGTTCGGCTACGCGGCCCGGGGCGTGGTGTACGCCACCATCGGGGTGCTCGCGGTGAAGCTGGCGCTGGGCTACGGCGGCAAGGCCACGGACACGAAGGGCGCGCTCGTCACCCTGGCGCAGCAGCCCTTCAGCATCGTGCTGATGTCGCTCCTGGCCGCGGGCCTGGTCGCCTTCGCCGCCTGGCGCTTCGTCCAGGCGATCCTGGATCCCGAGCAGAAGGGCCGCGATGGCAAGGGGCTGGTGACCCGCGCGGGCTACTTCGGCAGTGGCATCCTGCACGTCACGCTCGCCCTGTCCGCGGTCCACCTGGTGACGGGCGCCGGGGCGCAGAAGGGCCGCGGCACGCAGGGGTGGACGGCGGAGCTGCTCTCTCAACCCTTCGGGGCCGCGCTGGTCGCGCTGGTGGGCGTGGGCGTGATGGCCTTCGCCATCGCCCAGTTCCGCAACGCGTACACGGCGAAGTTCCGCGAGAAGCTCTCGCTGGACCGCATGACGCCCACCCACCGCGAGTGGGCCATCCGGGTGAGCCGCTTCGGGCTCGCGGCGCGCGGCGCCGTCTTCACCCTCATCGGCGGCTTCCTCCTGCTCGCCGCCCTCCGGTCCAACCCCAACGAGGCCAAGGGGCTGGATGAATCCCTGGCCGTCCTCGCGGACCAGCCGTTCGGCGCGGTGCTGCTGGGCATCGTCGCCCTGGGGCTCGTGGCCTACGCGGCCTACCTCTTCCTCCAGGCGCGCTACCGCCGCATCGTCGCGCCCTGA